A single region of the Nocardioides ochotonae genome encodes:
- a CDS encoding sigma-70 family RNA polymerase sigma factor, which produces MTEWTATQVTERQTTELDDFQALTERYQRELLAHCYRMSGSVHEAEDLVQETFLRAWKASADFQGRSSVRTWLYRIATNVCLTNLEGRPRRPLPAALGTADQMGGDALEQDHDVAWLQPVPDAAVLVTERDSIRLAFVAALQHLPARQRAVLILRDVLRWSAAEVADALDTTTAAVNSALQRAHAQVKSRGLTEDSVHEDLTPAQHQLLDRYVDAFWRKDIDTIVTLLTSEAVWEMPPFLNWYVGPESIGSLIARNCPGGLNDMPMLRTSANGQPAFGLYMRTGELGFVPFQLQVLELEDDRVRHVRAFFDVSLFAKFGLPDRLPADYRPRDHPLGVVVR; this is translated from the coding sequence ATGACCGAGTGGACGGCGACGCAGGTGACCGAACGGCAGACGACCGAGCTGGACGACTTCCAGGCTCTCACCGAGCGCTACCAGCGCGAGCTGCTGGCGCACTGCTACCGGATGAGCGGCTCGGTCCACGAGGCCGAGGACCTGGTCCAGGAGACCTTCCTGCGCGCCTGGAAGGCGTCCGCGGACTTCCAGGGACGCTCCTCGGTGCGCACCTGGCTCTACCGCATCGCCACCAACGTCTGCCTCACCAACCTCGAGGGCCGGCCGCGGCGCCCCCTGCCGGCCGCCCTCGGCACCGCCGACCAGATGGGCGGCGACGCCCTCGAGCAGGACCACGACGTCGCCTGGTTGCAGCCCGTCCCGGACGCCGCGGTCCTGGTCACCGAGCGCGACTCCATCCGGCTCGCCTTCGTCGCCGCGCTCCAGCACCTCCCCGCACGTCAGCGGGCCGTACTGATCCTGCGCGACGTGCTGCGCTGGTCGGCGGCCGAGGTGGCCGACGCCCTCGACACCACCACGGCGGCGGTGAACTCCGCCCTCCAGCGCGCGCACGCACAGGTCAAGAGCCGGGGCCTGACCGAGGACTCGGTCCACGAGGACCTCACCCCCGCCCAGCACCAGCTGCTGGACCGCTACGTCGACGCGTTCTGGCGCAAGGACATCGACACCATCGTCACCCTGCTGACCAGCGAGGCCGTCTGGGAGATGCCGCCGTTCCTCAACTGGTACGTCGGCCCGGAGAGCATCGGCTCGCTGATCGCCCGCAACTGCCCCGGTGGCCTCAACGACATGCCGATGCTGCGCACCTCCGCCAACGGCCAGCCGGCCTTCGGGCTCTACATGCGCACCGGCGAGCTCGGCTTCGTGCCGTTCCAGCTCCAGGTCCTCGAGCTCGAGGACGACCGGGTGCGCCACGTGCGGGCGTTCTTCGACGTCTCGCTGTTCGCCAAGTTCGGTCTTCCCGACCGGCTGCCCGCCGACTATCGCCCCCGGGACCACCCGCTCGGCGTGGTCGTGCGGTGA
- a CDS encoding maleylpyruvate isomerase N-terminal domain-containing protein — MRTGLDAGVELLERSLAYACGVLAEVSEADLSRRTPCAGWDLDRLLAHLEDGLDAFEEAASGSVATQPVAGSSQRVDDLRRKATAVLGAWVCTPAALPTRVRLGDAELDTALLLKTAALEVAVHTHDVAVTLAASRGSATGAGTDSGTGWPVGSTSSPRVRALPEDLARGLLAVAHEVVHPDDRPARFAAPRDVPDDPTYAERLLGYLGR, encoded by the coding sequence GTGAGGACCGGGCTCGACGCGGGCGTCGAGCTGCTGGAGCGATCGCTCGCCTACGCCTGCGGCGTGCTCGCCGAGGTCTCCGAGGCCGACCTGTCCCGCCGGACGCCGTGCGCGGGCTGGGACCTGGACCGGCTGCTCGCCCATCTCGAGGACGGTCTCGACGCCTTCGAGGAGGCCGCCTCCGGATCCGTGGCCACCCAGCCGGTCGCCGGGTCCTCGCAGCGGGTCGACGACCTGCGCCGCAAGGCCACCGCCGTGCTCGGCGCGTGGGTCTGCACCCCCGCCGCGCTGCCGACGCGGGTCCGGCTGGGGGACGCCGAGCTCGACACCGCGCTGCTGCTCAAGACCGCGGCGCTCGAGGTCGCGGTGCACACCCACGACGTGGCGGTCACCCTGGCCGCATCACGTGGCTCAGCGACTGGTGCAGGGACTGATTCAGGGACCGGTTGGCCGGTCGGCTCCACCAGTTCCCCCCGGGTGCGGGCACTGCCCGAGGACCTCGCCCGCGGGCTGCTCGCCGTCGCCCACGAGGTGGTCCATCCCGACGACCGGCCCGCCCGGTTCGCCGCCCCGCGCGACGTCCCGGACGACCCGACGTACGCCGAGCGGCTGCTCGGCTACCTGGGCCGCTGA
- a CDS encoding helix-turn-helix transcriptional regulator, with protein MTTPERSPSTAAAPVDPDVAAALRHLYAGRVGESLRLLEQPPTAPRGRADRVLATACTIEARLARGELAVAMRAGRDLDAELDSSADDPTGDPADDPVAAVAHHSRGELAAALGDTEDALAHQLRSGRLLAGTRPTPQGPHLLPWRGSAALALVRLGRGREGLRLATEWADVAAASDSATARAHALRTLAVVGPGHDRTERLHQARALLGAHSAPRLAAQIDTDLAALLLLQHAAPTPEGRRAVQMLREIEEYAGREELHPLQARVRDLLQRAGEAPRRHHREALAMLTHTEQRIARLAADGLTNREIAARMTVTVKVVERHLSQVYRKLEIGSRTRLPAAFGLAV; from the coding sequence ATGACCACACCCGAGCGCTCGCCTTCCACGGCGGCCGCCCCCGTGGACCCCGACGTGGCGGCGGCCCTGCGCCACCTCTACGCCGGGCGCGTCGGTGAGTCGCTGCGCCTGCTCGAGCAGCCGCCGACCGCCCCCCGCGGCCGGGCCGACCGGGTGCTGGCCACCGCCTGCACGATCGAGGCGCGCCTCGCCCGCGGCGAGCTCGCGGTGGCGATGCGCGCCGGACGCGACCTGGACGCCGAGCTGGACTCCTCCGCCGACGACCCCACTGGCGACCCCGCCGACGACCCCGTCGCCGCGGTGGCACACCACAGCCGCGGCGAGCTCGCCGCCGCACTGGGCGACACCGAGGACGCCCTCGCGCACCAGCTCCGCAGCGGACGGCTGCTCGCCGGCACCCGGCCCACCCCGCAGGGACCACACCTGCTGCCCTGGCGCGGCAGCGCCGCCCTCGCCCTGGTCCGCCTCGGCCGCGGCCGTGAGGGCCTGCGGCTGGCCACCGAGTGGGCCGATGTCGCCGCCGCCTCGGACTCGGCCACCGCCCGCGCCCACGCGCTGCGGACCCTGGCCGTCGTCGGGCCCGGACACGACCGCACCGAGCGGCTGCACCAGGCCCGCGCCCTGCTCGGCGCGCACTCCGCGCCGCGGCTGGCCGCCCAGATCGACACCGACCTCGCCGCGCTGCTGCTGCTCCAGCACGCCGCCCCGACGCCCGAGGGCCGCCGGGCCGTCCAGATGCTCCGCGAGATCGAGGAGTACGCCGGCCGCGAGGAGCTGCATCCCCTCCAGGCACGGGTGCGCGACCTGCTGCAGCGCGCCGGCGAGGCCCCGCGCCGCCACCACCGCGAGGCGCTCGCGATGCTGACCCACACCGAGCAGCGCATCGCCCGGCTGGCCGCCGACGGTCTCACCAACCGCGAGATCGCCGCCCGGATGACGGTCACGGTGAAGGTGGTCGAGCGGCACCTCTCGCAGGTGTACCGCAAGCTGGAGATCGGCTCCCGGACCCGGCTGCCGGCGGCGTTCGGGCTCGCCGTCTGA
- a CDS encoding DUF2332 domain-containing protein, translated as MEPFTDPAEQYALFASDAGDSPCFSAWAAAVAEDQEVLAWLGTLPAIKQQPNLVFAAARWHGVPAPGPYDALRAALLGDEGTIRATILRRSTQTNEAGRMATLLPAIVSLGLTAPISLLEVGASAGLCLYPDRWGYAWETDAGTVLLGEEPRLSCAVRAGNPPLPDRLPRVAWRGGLDLNPGDVTDEDAMAWLENLVWPEQDERRERLRQAIKIARAEPPHLVRGDLLTGLPELIEVAASHGPVVVIHSAVIAYLEPADRERFHDLMTGLVADGTCHWVSNEGKRVLPRVTETGPAVPEDHSTFVTGVDGRAVAWTHGHGSSMRWVAGG; from the coding sequence ATGGAGCCCTTCACCGACCCGGCCGAGCAGTACGCGCTCTTCGCCTCCGACGCCGGCGACTCACCCTGCTTCAGCGCGTGGGCGGCAGCGGTCGCCGAGGACCAGGAGGTGCTGGCCTGGCTGGGCACCCTGCCGGCGATCAAGCAGCAGCCCAACCTGGTCTTCGCCGCGGCCCGGTGGCACGGCGTACCCGCACCCGGGCCGTACGACGCGCTCCGCGCGGCGCTCCTCGGCGATGAGGGGACCATCCGGGCGACGATCCTCCGGCGCTCGACCCAGACCAACGAGGCCGGGCGGATGGCGACCCTGCTGCCCGCGATCGTCTCGCTCGGGCTGACCGCGCCGATCAGCCTGCTCGAGGTCGGTGCCAGCGCGGGGCTGTGCCTCTACCCCGACCGGTGGGGCTACGCCTGGGAGACCGACGCGGGGACCGTGCTGCTCGGCGAGGAGCCGCGGCTGTCCTGTGCGGTGCGCGCCGGCAACCCGCCGCTGCCGGACCGGTTGCCGCGCGTCGCCTGGCGCGGTGGGCTGGACCTCAACCCCGGTGACGTCACCGACGAGGACGCGATGGCGTGGTTGGAGAACCTGGTCTGGCCCGAGCAGGACGAGCGCCGCGAGCGGCTGCGCCAGGCCATCAAGATCGCCCGCGCCGAGCCGCCCCACCTGGTCCGCGGGGACCTGCTCACCGGCCTGCCGGAGCTGATCGAGGTCGCCGCCTCGCACGGTCCGGTGGTGGTCATCCACAGCGCGGTGATCGCCTACCTCGAGCCCGCCGACCGCGAGCGCTTCCACGACCTGATGACCGGGCTGGTGGCCGACGGCACCTGCCACTGGGTCAGCAACGAGGGCAAGCGGGTGCTGCCCCGCGTCACCGAGACCGGCCCGGCGGTGCCCGAGGACCACTCGACGTTCGTCACCGGCGTCGACGGCCGCGCGGTTGCCTGGACTCACGGCCACGGCAGCTCGATGCGCTGGGTCGCCGGCGGCTGA
- a CDS encoding NfeD family protein produces MTPFLIIGIVGLALLAVSLLFGDVLDGVGDGLLGGLGGDLFSTAVIGAFISAFGFGTAAVDGADGPLAVAVPVGVGAGVLFAWFAARLTNLVRGGGSDATLQTDDAIGRDGTVTTEIPADGLGTVRVLVGGHVLRLNARATEQIPSGTAIHVTGVLSPTAVTVAPVWPLDPPD; encoded by the coding sequence ATGACGCCGTTCCTGATCATCGGGATCGTCGGGCTGGCGCTGCTCGCAGTCTCCCTGCTCTTCGGCGACGTCCTCGACGGCGTGGGTGACGGACTCCTCGGCGGCCTCGGCGGCGACCTGTTCTCGACGGCGGTGATCGGCGCGTTCATCTCCGCCTTCGGCTTCGGCACCGCGGCGGTCGACGGCGCCGACGGCCCGCTCGCCGTCGCCGTGCCGGTGGGCGTCGGCGCGGGCGTGCTCTTCGCCTGGTTCGCGGCCCGGCTGACCAACCTGGTCCGCGGCGGCGGCAGCGACGCCACCCTGCAGACCGACGACGCCATCGGCCGCGACGGCACCGTCACCACCGAGATCCCCGCCGACGGCCTCGGCACCGTGCGGGTCCTGGTCGGCGGCCACGTGCTGCGCCTCAACGCGCGCGCCACCGAGCAGATCCCCTCGGGCACCGCCATCCACGTGACCGGCGTGCTGTCCCCCACCGCTGTCACGGTCGCGCCCGTGTGGCCCCTCGACCCCCCGGACTGA
- a CDS encoding flotillin family protein, with amino-acid sequence MPDSALVPIVGLIALVVLLVLLVTSRYKVAGPNEAFIVTGRKGKAVINPETGALTTDLSGQKVILGGGTFVIPFVQKLGTLDLSSRRISVQIRGAVSGQGIKLNVEGVAIVKVGGNADQIRLAAQRFLSQQADIEPFTQEVLAGALRSIVGGLTVEQIIRDRGAFAQRVADESENSLTGQGLILDTFQIQDVTDDGSYLADLGRPEAARIGQTAAIAEANARQAAEQARIKAEEEIAISQRTLALKQAEIKAETDAASATAAAAGPLAQAERDQAIFAEQEKVAVQQAALTERQLETEVRKPADAARYRVEQEAEAQRSAEIAAAEARKAASIAAAQAKAEEARLTGEAERSRRAALADAEAIEGAKRGEAEKARRTAEADALRAEGEAKAAATLAIGQAEAEAMDKRAEAFAHYNDAAVLQMLIEVLPQVAREVAAPIGAIDQLTVVSTDGAAALPRQVTDNVVQTMSMLKTTTGLDLEALIKRAVEGAVPSATPAPRNGVNGEDQLATRD; translated from the coding sequence GTGCCAGACTCCGCACTCGTTCCCATCGTTGGCCTGATCGCCCTCGTCGTCCTCCTCGTCCTGCTGGTCACCAGCCGCTACAAGGTGGCCGGCCCCAACGAGGCGTTCATCGTCACCGGCCGCAAGGGCAAGGCGGTGATCAACCCCGAGACCGGCGCGCTGACCACCGACCTCTCCGGGCAGAAGGTCATCCTCGGCGGTGGCACGTTCGTCATCCCGTTCGTGCAGAAGCTCGGCACCCTCGACCTCTCCAGCCGCCGCATCTCGGTGCAGATCCGCGGCGCCGTCTCCGGGCAGGGCATCAAGCTCAACGTCGAGGGCGTCGCGATCGTCAAGGTCGGCGGCAACGCCGACCAGATCCGGCTCGCCGCCCAGCGCTTCCTCTCCCAGCAGGCCGACATCGAGCCGTTCACCCAGGAGGTGCTCGCCGGCGCGCTGCGCTCGATCGTCGGCGGTCTCACCGTCGAGCAGATCATCCGCGACCGCGGCGCCTTCGCCCAGCGCGTCGCCGACGAGTCGGAGAACTCCCTCACCGGCCAGGGCCTGATCCTCGACACCTTCCAGATCCAGGACGTCACCGACGACGGCAGCTACCTCGCCGACCTCGGCCGCCCCGAGGCCGCCCGGATCGGCCAGACCGCGGCGATCGCCGAGGCCAACGCCCGCCAGGCCGCCGAGCAGGCGCGGATCAAGGCCGAGGAGGAGATCGCGATCTCCCAGCGCACGCTGGCGCTGAAGCAGGCCGAGATCAAGGCCGAGACCGACGCCGCCTCCGCCACCGCGGCGGCCGCCGGGCCGCTCGCCCAGGCCGAGCGGGACCAGGCGATCTTCGCCGAGCAGGAGAAGGTCGCCGTCCAGCAGGCCGCGCTGACCGAGCGCCAGCTCGAGACCGAGGTCCGCAAGCCCGCCGACGCCGCGCGCTACCGCGTGGAGCAGGAGGCCGAGGCCCAGCGCAGCGCCGAGATCGCCGCCGCCGAGGCCCGCAAGGCCGCCTCGATCGCCGCCGCCCAGGCCAAGGCCGAGGAGGCGCGCCTGACCGGTGAGGCCGAGCGCTCGCGCCGGGCCGCACTGGCCGACGCCGAGGCGATCGAGGGCGCCAAGCGCGGCGAGGCCGAGAAGGCCCGTCGTACGGCGGAGGCCGACGCGCTGCGCGCCGAGGGCGAGGCCAAGGCCGCCGCGACCCTGGCGATCGGCCAGGCCGAGGCGGAGGCGATGGACAAGCGCGCCGAGGCGTTCGCCCACTACAACGACGCCGCGGTGCTGCAGATGCTCATCGAGGTGCTGCCGCAGGTGGCCCGCGAGGTCGCCGCCCCGATCGGCGCGATCGACCAGCTGACGGTGGTCTCCACCGACGGCGCGGCCGCGCTCCCGCGCCAGGTCACCGACAACGTCGTGCAGACGATGTCGATGCTGAAGACCACGACCGGGCTCGACCTCGAGGCGCTGATCAAGCGTGCCGTCGAGGGCGCGGTGCCCTCCGCGACCCCCGCGCCGCGCAACGGCGTCAACGGCGAGGACCAGCTGGCCACGCGCGACTGA
- a CDS encoding NAD-dependent succinate-semialdehyde dehydrogenase — translation MSGLDLLGPDHRNLFVAGGWRPATGDRRFDVLDPADASVLTDVADADPADAVAALDAAVAAQHDWARTPPRERGEILRRAFELVAARTDDFAHLMSLEMGKPLAEARGEVGYGNEFLRWFSEEAVRIHGRWMPAPAGGSRLLTMKKPVGPCLFITPWNFPLAMGTRKIAPAVAAGCTMVVKPAQQTPLTMLALAAVLEEVGLPAGVLNVVTTTRSREVSETLQDDPRLRKVSFTGSTPVGRTLVRQSADHLQRLSMELGGNAPFLVFEDADLDAAVDGAMVAKMRNMGEACTAANRFLVHSSVAAEFGRRLGERMAALRVGRGQDDGVEVGPLIDEAAVASVAGLVDAAVADGAEVAGRGSVPEGAGYFYPPTVLLGVPHDAALAREEVFGPVAPISTFETEEEAVRRANDTEYGLASYVYTRDLSRTIRMAEALDFGMVGVNTGLLSNPAAPFGGVKASGFGREGGFEGIEEYLETTYVALPAD, via the coding sequence ATGAGCGGACTCGACCTCCTCGGACCCGACCACCGCAACCTCTTCGTCGCCGGCGGGTGGCGACCGGCGACCGGTGATCGCCGCTTCGACGTCCTCGACCCCGCCGATGCCTCGGTGCTCACCGATGTGGCCGACGCCGACCCCGCCGACGCGGTGGCCGCGCTCGATGCGGCAGTCGCCGCCCAGCACGACTGGGCCCGCACCCCGCCGCGCGAGCGCGGGGAGATCCTGCGGCGCGCCTTCGAGCTGGTGGCCGCGCGCACCGACGACTTCGCCCACCTGATGAGCCTGGAGATGGGCAAGCCGCTCGCCGAGGCGCGCGGGGAGGTGGGCTACGGCAACGAGTTCCTGCGCTGGTTCTCCGAGGAGGCGGTCCGCATCCACGGACGCTGGATGCCCGCCCCGGCCGGCGGCAGCCGGCTGCTGACCATGAAGAAGCCGGTCGGCCCCTGCCTGTTCATCACGCCGTGGAACTTCCCGCTCGCGATGGGCACCCGCAAGATCGCCCCCGCCGTCGCCGCGGGCTGCACGATGGTCGTCAAGCCGGCCCAGCAGACCCCGCTGACGATGCTGGCCCTGGCCGCGGTGCTCGAGGAGGTCGGGCTGCCGGCGGGCGTGCTCAACGTCGTGACCACCACCCGCTCGCGCGAGGTCAGCGAGACCCTCCAGGACGACCCGCGGCTGCGCAAGGTGAGCTTCACCGGGTCCACGCCGGTCGGGCGCACGCTGGTGCGCCAGTCCGCCGACCACCTGCAGCGTCTGAGCATGGAGCTCGGCGGCAACGCCCCGTTCCTGGTCTTCGAGGACGCCGACCTCGACGCGGCCGTGGACGGGGCGATGGTGGCCAAGATGCGCAACATGGGCGAGGCCTGCACCGCCGCCAACCGGTTCCTCGTGCACTCCTCGGTGGCCGCCGAGTTCGGTCGCCGCCTCGGCGAGCGGATGGCCGCGTTGCGGGTCGGCCGCGGCCAGGACGACGGGGTCGAGGTGGGCCCGCTCATCGACGAGGCGGCGGTGGCCTCGGTCGCCGGCCTGGTGGACGCTGCGGTGGCAGACGGGGCCGAGGTCGCCGGCCGCGGGAGCGTGCCCGAGGGCGCCGGCTACTTCTACCCGCCGACCGTGCTCCTCGGCGTACCGCACGACGCGGCGCTGGCGCGCGAGGAGGTCTTCGGTCCGGTCGCGCCGATCAGCACCTTCGAGACCGAGGAGGAGGCGGTGCGCCGCGCCAACGACACCGAGTACGGCCTGGCCTCCTACGTCTACACCCGCGACCTGTCCCGCACGATCCGGATGGCCGAGGCGCTCGACTTCGGGATGGTCGGGGTCAACACCGGCCTGTTGTCCAACCCGGCTGCGCCCTTCGGTGGGGTGAAGGCGAGCGGGTTCGGGCGCGAGGGCGGGTTCGAGGGGATCGAGGAGTACCTCGAGACCACCTACGTCGCGCTGCCCGCCGACTGA
- a CDS encoding penicillin-binding transpeptidase domain-containing protein, producing MPPLRIPARAGAAALALALAGSLAACTEDGDDGPDPRPAAEELAQALADGDLKGLELGGPGAAEAATAYPEIVARLGEVEPEVTVEDVQRDTGTDGDPGATATLAWSWPLAPEPWSYTTEVALERSGEGWRPLWDSTVVEGSLEDDELLDATTVTPARGDILGARGLALVTERPVLRLGVDRSRVTRAQAVAAARRLAALVGIDAAAYARQVRSAGELAFVEAITLRRDEVPPAVARAYPDIEGVLGVQDELALAPSREFAAPILGTVGPVTAEMVEEDPDRYRAGDVAGISGLQARYDEQLRGTPGVVVAAVSDDPSGGDDERELFRVDAVDGEDLALTLDLELQAAAEAALSDIGPASAVVALRPSDGAVLAAANGPGTDGYNVATYGQYAPGSTFKIASSLALLRAGLRPDSPVSCPPSTTVDGKRFGNYSGYPDAALGRITLREAVAQSCNTAFIEARDRLGEDDLAAAAASLGLGVDHDLGFPAYFGSVKPPATETEAAADLIGQGTVLASPMAMAAVIGSVQAGSTVVPRLVEQVEVEAPQDIAPLTGAEARQLRAMLRAVVTEGTGRLLGDLPGPPVIAKTGTAEYGASGAVDTHAWMVAAQGDLAVAVLVERGGSGSGTAGPVLRRVLSAAR from the coding sequence ATGCCTCCCCTCCGGATCCCGGCACGTGCCGGTGCTGCCGCGCTCGCCCTGGCCCTCGCCGGCTCCCTCGCCGCCTGCACCGAGGACGGCGACGACGGCCCGGACCCGCGCCCGGCCGCGGAGGAGCTGGCGCAGGCGCTGGCGGACGGCGACCTCAAGGGGCTGGAGCTGGGCGGGCCGGGCGCCGCCGAGGCCGCCACGGCGTACCCCGAGATCGTCGCGCGGCTCGGCGAGGTCGAGCCCGAGGTCACCGTCGAGGACGTCCAGCGCGACACCGGCACCGACGGCGACCCGGGGGCGACCGCGACCCTCGCCTGGAGCTGGCCGCTGGCGCCGGAGCCGTGGAGCTACACCACCGAGGTCGCCCTGGAGCGCTCCGGTGAGGGCTGGCGGCCGCTCTGGGACTCGACGGTGGTCGAGGGCTCGCTCGAGGACGATGAGCTCCTCGACGCCACCACCGTCACGCCGGCGCGGGGGGACATCCTCGGCGCCCGCGGTCTCGCCCTGGTCACCGAGCGTCCGGTGCTGCGCCTCGGTGTGGACAGGTCCCGGGTCACCCGGGCGCAGGCGGTGGCCGCGGCACGCCGGCTCGCGGCGCTGGTCGGCATCGACGCCGCGGCGTACGCCCGGCAGGTGCGCTCGGCCGGCGAGCTGGCCTTCGTGGAGGCGATCACCCTGCGCCGTGACGAGGTGCCGCCGGCGGTGGCGCGCGCCTATCCCGACATCGAGGGGGTGCTGGGCGTCCAGGACGAGCTGGCGCTGGCGCCGAGCCGTGAGTTCGCGGCACCGATCCTCGGCACGGTGGGGCCGGTGACCGCGGAGATGGTCGAGGAAGACCCCGATCGCTACCGCGCCGGCGACGTGGCCGGGATCTCCGGGCTCCAGGCGCGCTACGACGAGCAGCTGCGCGGCACGCCGGGCGTGGTGGTCGCCGCGGTCTCCGACGACCCCTCCGGCGGGGACGACGAGCGCGAGCTCTTCCGGGTCGACGCGGTCGACGGCGAGGACCTCGCGCTCACCCTCGACCTCGAGCTGCAGGCGGCGGCCGAGGCGGCGCTGTCCGACATCGGCCCGGCCAGCGCGGTGGTGGCGCTGCGCCCCAGCGACGGCGCCGTCCTCGCCGCCGCCAACGGCCCGGGCACCGACGGCTACAACGTTGCGACCTACGGCCAGTACGCCCCGGGCTCCACCTTCAAGATCGCCAGCAGCCTGGCGCTGCTGCGCGCCGGTCTCCGCCCTGACTCCCCGGTCTCGTGCCCGCCGTCGACCACCGTGGACGGCAAGCGGTTCGGCAACTACTCCGGCTATCCCGACGCCGCTCTCGGCCGGATCACGCTGCGCGAGGCGGTCGCCCAGTCGTGCAACACCGCCTTCATCGAGGCCCGCGACCGGCTGGGTGAGGACGACCTCGCCGCCGCCGCGGCCTCGCTCGGCCTCGGGGTCGACCACGACCTCGGCTTCCCGGCGTACTTCGGCAGCGTGAAGCCGCCCGCCACCGAGACGGAGGCCGCCGCCGACCTGATCGGCCAGGGCACCGTGCTGGCCTCCCCGATGGCGATGGCGGCGGTCATCGGCTCGGTGCAGGCCGGGTCGACCGTGGTCCCGCGACTGGTCGAGCAGGTCGAGGTGGAGGCGCCGCAGGATATCGCCCCGCTCACCGGCGCCGAGGCCCGGCAGCTGCGGGCGATGCTGCGAGCGGTGGTGACCGAGGGCACCGGCCGGCTGCTGGGCGACCTGCCCGGCCCGCCCGTGATCGCCAAGACCGGCACCGCGGAGTACGGCGCGAGCGGCGCGGTGGACACCCACGCCTGGATGGTGGCGGCCCAGGGCGACCTCGCCGTCGCCGTCCTCGTCGAGCGTGGGGGCTCGGGCTCCGGCACCGCCGGACCGGTCCTGCGCCGCGTCCTCAGCGCCGCGCGCTGA
- a CDS encoding SGNH/GDSL hydrolase family protein, with the protein MPRSPALALGLLLAVLMSVLALPLAAGPPSASAEPAGRDAPPVYVALGDSYSSGVGTRDYLADGSGCLRSTRAYPHRVAVAEGWRLRFEACAGATVRQVRRHQLAALVGADYVSVGVGGNDARFTSVLTECALPRWVSDCGRAVDGADAVVRDRLPRRLARLMRRIEARAPGAVVVVVGYPRLFMGEDCNLATWFSPAEQRRLADTQRALNAALRTAASAEGFGFADPSAAFTGHAVCDDVEWINGLSRPLRESYHPNRAGHRAGYTPLVGARLRAGG; encoded by the coding sequence GTGCCCCGCTCTCCCGCCCTGGCCCTCGGCCTGCTGCTGGCCGTCCTGATGTCCGTCCTCGCCCTTCCCCTCGCGGCCGGCCCGCCGAGCGCCTCGGCGGAGCCGGCGGGTCGCGACGCACCGCCCGTGTACGTCGCGCTCGGCGACTCCTACTCCTCCGGCGTCGGCACCCGCGACTACCTCGCGGACGGGTCGGGCTGCCTGCGCTCGACGCGCGCCTATCCGCACCGCGTCGCGGTCGCGGAGGGCTGGCGGCTGCGCTTCGAGGCGTGCGCGGGTGCCACCGTGCGGCAGGTGCGCCGCCACCAGCTCGCGGCGCTCGTCGGGGCCGACTACGTGAGCGTGGGGGTGGGCGGCAACGACGCCCGGTTCACCTCGGTGCTCACCGAGTGCGCGCTGCCGCGGTGGGTGAGCGACTGCGGCCGGGCGGTCGACGGGGCCGACGCCGTGGTCCGCGACCGGCTGCCCCGCCGCCTCGCCCGGCTGATGCGCCGCATCGAGGCCCGCGCACCGGGCGCGGTGGTGGTCGTGGTCGGCTATCCGCGGCTCTTCATGGGCGAGGACTGCAACCTCGCCACCTGGTTCTCACCCGCCGAGCAGCGCCGTCTCGCCGACACCCAGCGCGCGCTCAACGCCGCGTTGCGCACCGCGGCGAGCGCCGAGGGCTTCGGGTTCGCCGATCCCAGCGCCGCCTTCACCGGGCACGCCGTGTGTGACGACGTCGAGTGGATCAACGGGCTGTCGCGGCCGCTGCGCGAGAGCTACCACCCCAACCGGGCCGGTCACCGCGCCGGCTACACGCCGCTGGTGGGCGCCCGCCTGCGGGCCGGCGGGTGA
- a CDS encoding DoxX family protein codes for MASLTDAPPTSLPRTVARRLLGAILLFAGVSHLTFAREEFSAQVPDWFPVGDDPVVLVSGIAEISLGAALVAWTRGRIPTGLLAAAFFIAIFPGNIAQYVEGTDAFGLDSDRKRFVRLFFQPLLVVWALWSTAAWRDRPRG; via the coding sequence ATGGCCTCCCTCACCGACGCGCCGCCCACCTCGCTGCCGCGCACCGTCGCCCGCCGCCTGCTCGGCGCGATCCTCCTCTTCGCCGGCGTCAGCCACCTGACGTTCGCCCGCGAGGAGTTCAGCGCCCAGGTGCCCGACTGGTTCCCCGTCGGCGACGACCCCGTCGTCCTGGTGTCGGGCATCGCCGAGATCAGCCTCGGCGCCGCGCTGGTCGCCTGGACCCGGGGCCGGATCCCGACCGGGCTGCTCGCCGCGGCGTTCTTCATCGCGATCTTCCCGGGCAACATCGCGCAGTACGTCGAGGGGACCGACGCCTTCGGCCTGGACAGCGACCGCAAGCGCTTCGTCAGGCTCTTCTTCCAGCCGCTCCTCGTCGTCTGGGCACTCTGGTCCACCGCCGCGTGGCGGGACCGGCCGCGCGGCTGA